In the Clostridia bacterium genome, TCGCAATTATTACTCTCAGGTGGGTTAATTTTATTTGCATATGGCGGATCAATTCTATTGACTATCAACACAGGCTAAACACACTAGAACTTCATAACCGACCGGTGGATTTCTCGAACTTTGATTTCCACGGTTGAGTAATAGAGGTCGAGTACAATTCCAGAATCTGAAATACGTATTTCCTTAATCAAAGAATTGATCAGATTTCTACCTTCCTGTCGATCAGCATGGGCCCAGTTGACCGGAAACTCCAATATCATCCTTTCTAATCGAGCAATATTGGTATGTGCGGCTTGCTGGTCAGCTAGTATTTGTTCCACTTCTTCTAGCTGTTTCTTAATTGCCTTTTCTCTTTCCAAATATTCGGTGTTCATCATCTCCAGCTGGTCTATAGTAATTTTCTTATCATTATATAAGAAAAACATTTCTTTCATGGACTGCCTTACTTTGGCTAATTCTTTTTTGAGTTGTTTTTCTTGTTCTTGTAGTGCGTTATTGTCAACCAGCATTAAGCTATTTGCTGCTTTGCGGGATTGAAAGATTGTTTCGGGTATTTTAGCCAGTTGGTGTAGTTTCTCAACTATGCTCTTTTCTATTGAGTCAGCGTCAATAATGATACAGTCACATGGAATCACCGAATCGTTACGACCAGGGCAAACATATCGTCGTACTGCATTATCACTCCGGCCGTTATATCTTATGTTAAGGTTTCGGCCACACTTGGGACACTTAATCAAACCAGAGAGTAGGTGTTCAGAGGAAACAGATCGAGATGCGGTTTCAGACCTTCTTTTTAGGATTTTCTGGCAAGTCTCCCACAATTCTATCGGAATAAAGCCTTCGTGTTCTGCATCATACACTTTACCGCCATATTGCAGCTTGCCGATGTAAACAGGGTTTTTGATGATGTTCAAAATTGTATTCTTATGCCAGAATGTATTGTCTGAAGGTGATTTTATCCCTAATCTGAATAACTCATTCCGTATGACATTGGCACCGTATCCCTCGGCAAACATTTCAAAGATCTTTTTGACTACTTCCGAAGTGACAGGATCTACTACAAGCTTCTTGTCTACTGCTTTGTACCCATATGGGACGGTACCGCCGTTCCAGTTGCCCTGGCTGGCGTTGAGATGCATGTTATCGCTTACCTGTTCGCTTATTACTTCTCTTTCGAATTGGGCAAAGTCAACTATAATATTTCTAATCAATCTGCCAACCGGTGTTGATGTGTCGATGTTCTCGGTGACGGAGATTAAATTAACGTTAGCTTTTTCTAGCCTTGTGATATTCTGGTGAAAGTCAACGGTAGAACGAGAAAACCGGGAAAGCTTGTACACTATTATGGAGGAATAAAGATGCAGGGATGACATCATTCTCTGGAACTCAGGCCGGTTAGTATCTTTTCCTGAGTAATCGAGATCTATATAGAAATCGATTCTGTCTTCTGGAATTCCTAGCAGCTTAGCTTGTAAGAGTATTTTTTCTTTTTGGTTTTCCGGTGAAATAGCTTCATCGTTCCTTATTCTAGATACCCGGATATATCCGGCCATTCTTTTCTGTTTCATGGTAAACCTCCAAAAAAAATAAAAGATACGTTTTGAAACAAGATGGTCTACCAAGCTGCGCTACATCCCGACTTGCACTACTTCATTATATGAGATTTTACCCAGGAAGTCAACTATGTAATCGATATCAGCCGGATGCCGTGCCGGCCTTTTCTTTTGAGGATACTTTTAAGAGAGGCCGGTATCCTTGAGTGTTAGCCCTGCGTAACCCGTCATACCTCGTTTATCGGCCTCATCAATTATCAATATTCAATACATAGGAGTGTTTCTTAGGGAATCTGCTTAGGTTAACTTTACTCAAAAATGTTTTCATACTCAATTTCGCGCCGGGCCATACTAGGTGCAAAAGCCAGGAGGGGGTGCGACGGTCATGAAGCGGGAAAAAAGAAAAAAGCAGCTTGACCGGGTGCAAACGGAAAGAATAGGTTCAGCGTCCATGTCCACCATAGAAGGACAACCGGCTTTACGGGATACCGTGGAAACGGCAGCCGGTAAAGATGTATTGAAACCGCCGGAAACAAGGCGTTAACAAAAGCTGCTGCTTGGGCGTTCGGTGTTAATCTGCGGCTGCCGGAAGCCCCATTTGGGAATGGGCGTCTTGCTTTGTTGTTCCTTGTTTCCATGCAGCCTGGCGGTTAACTCCGGACACCCTTTTGTCGACGGCCCGTCACCGGCATGGGCCGGTTTTTATATTTGGGTGGCTAACTGGGCAGCTTCCACTTCCAGGTAGATCTTTTCGGCCAGCACCAGCAGCCTTACTTTAATCCGGTAATGGCGTCCTTCCGCCTCCAAGATCCTGTTTTCCACAATAAAGGGAACGAGACCCGGTTCCAGCTCTTCCAATTTCATACCCATTAAATGCTCAAACAACTCTTTGATCTGCTTCTCCAGGCTGAGCCTGATGGCATCTTCTTCGGGACGGGCCGGTTTGGGTTCCGTGAATGTGATCTTGACGTCGAGGGAGGAAATCACCGCCGGCTGGTGCCTGGACAGGCTTTCCTTGACCTGGGCTAATTCCCGTTCTAAATCACGGATCTGTTCTGCCTGTTCCCGGTTGAGGATGGTCAGGCGGTCGATTTCCTTTCCCGTCAAGAGAGTGATGCAGGAGGAGCCGATCAGCATTCCCAATACCAGCCAAGACAGTTTTTCTAACAGGGATTTATTTAAAAGCAGCAGTGCCATCTATCTTCCACCTGCTAAACCGGTGACTAACCAAAAACCGGTATTAGCGCCGCCAAAAGCGCTAATGATGAAAAGAAGCTGTTTGAGGACGGCGGCTAACTGGCCTTTTAACAGGCCGGATTCCAGTATTTCGATGGTGGTAAAAGTACCGCCGATGGCGGCTACAATGGCCCATATTTTGAGGTCTGCCGCCAGCCCGGCCATGGTTCTGACCGGCGGTTGCCCGGTACACACGGCTGCTAAACTGCCGATGAGGGTTCCCCCTACTTCCACGCCCAGGGCCGTGAAAAAGATTAGTAATGCTTTCTGCCAGAAAGTCATGGGACCACCGCCTTTTCTTGCACTTAGTATATTTATGCCGATATCAAAGCCGCTTATGACCGACTCGGATAGTTCTCAAGAAGGGTTCGGATATTTCCCTGTCGAATTTTTAGCCATCCGACGGTTAAATTATAGTTTTTGGGATGATCGATTATGAGCCATGATTTTGTTCACCTGCATGTTCATACGGAATACAGCTTGCTGGACGGTGCCTGCCGGATTAAACCCTTAGTCCGGGCGGCCGCCGAATTGGGGATGCGGGCTTTGGCCATCACCGATCATGGAGCCATGTACGGGGTGATCGATTTTTACAAGGAGTGTCGCGACGCCGGTATTAAACCCATCATCGGTTGTGAAGTATACTGCGCCGTGAACTCCCGCCATGACCGGGAACCTCATCAAGATAATATCATTTACCACCTGGTCCTTTTGGCCAAGAATATGGAAGGATATCAAAACCTCCTCAAGCTGGTGAGTTTCGCCCACATGGAGGGGTTTTATTACAAACCGCGCATCGATTGGGAATTGTTAGAGAAATACCATGAGGGGTTAATTGCCCTAAGCGGCTGCCTGCAGGGACAAATCCCGCAGTTGATGCTGAACAATCAATACCGGCAGGCCGTCGAACTGGCGGGCCGCTTCCGGGATCTTTTCGGCCGGGAAAACTTCTTTCTGGAGCTGCAAAACCACGGCCTGAGCGAAGAGCAGTATATTAACAGGGATCTCCTCAAATTGAGCCGCGAGCTGGGGATCCCGGCGGTAGCCACTAACGATGTGCATTATATAGAACAAGGCCATGCTTATCACCATGACATCTTGTTGTGCATCCAAACCGGTAAGACTCTGGCCGACGAGAACCGGATGCGTTTTGATAATGATCAGTTTTATTTTAAGTCCAGGCAGCAAATGGAAAAAGCTT is a window encoding:
- a CDS encoding recombinase family protein yields the protein MKQKRMAGYIRVSRIRNDEAISPENQKEKILLQAKLLGIPEDRIDFYIDLDYSGKDTNRPEFQRMMSSLHLYSSIIVYKLSRFSRSTVDFHQNITRLEKANVNLISVTENIDTSTPVGRLIRNIIVDFAQFEREVISEQVSDNMHLNASQGNWNGGTVPYGYKAVDKKLVVDPVTSEVVKKIFEMFAEGYGANVIRNELFRLGIKSPSDNTFWHKNTILNIIKNPVYIGKLQYGGKVYDAEHEGFIPIELWETCQKILKRRSETASRSVSSEHLLSGLIKCPKCGRNLNIRYNGRSDNAVRRYVCPGRNDSVIPCDCIIIDADSIEKSIVEKLHQLAKIPETIFQSRKAANSLMLVDNNALQEQEKQLKKELAKVRQSMKEMFFLYNDKKITIDQLEMMNTEYLEREKAIKKQLEEVEQILADQQAAHTNIARLERMILEFPVNWAHADRQEGRNLINSLIKEIRISDSGIVLDLYYSTVEIKVREIHRSVMKF